From the Streptomyces syringium genome, one window contains:
- a CDS encoding peroxidase family protein produces the protein MGRAPDGSAGRTSWFVQLHNKLALAVDHKVGWQNLPKSLGMLTLIGLRNNLRRKNLFDTSTYPTRTPPPIGPPEPRHLTERTADGSYNDLSNPRTGMAGSRFGRNVPPEANTPETEPQLMSPSPREVSRAVLTRDAFVPAESVNALVAAWLQFMIRDWVSHGQGTVERPWHIELVDDDPWPARPMLVPRTLPDPTRPEGGDGLPPTYINEKSHWWDASQLYGDDLAAQRQLRTGEDGKLKVPRNGSLFPDDPERDPASVPGFWVGLAMMHTLFILEHNAICDRLRGEYPGWSDEEIFQRARLITAALIAKIHTIEWTPAVISHPTMVTGMRVNWFGVLGERVHRLLGRVSSSEVLSGIVGGRTDHFGVPYSLTEEFVAVYRMHPLVPDDWTFRSVADDSLLQEATFRDLAGRHAYKILGKHALHDLFYSFGTSHPGLVTLHNYPRFLQEFERPDGNLMDLGAVDILRIRELGVPRYNAFRRRLHLPPAKDFDSLTDNPVWAEELRRVYDGDIEQVDLMVGMFAEPRPKGFAFSDTAFRIFVLMASRRLNSDRFLTKDYTPQVYTQTGLDWIENNSMVSVLLRHFPELRSSMKSVNNAFAPWKASSPAR, from the coding sequence ATGGGTAGAGCTCCCGACGGCTCAGCGGGCCGCACGTCCTGGTTCGTCCAGCTCCACAACAAGCTGGCGTTGGCCGTCGACCACAAGGTCGGCTGGCAGAATCTGCCGAAGTCGCTCGGCATGCTGACCCTCATCGGTCTCCGCAACAATCTGCGCCGGAAGAACCTCTTCGACACCAGCACCTATCCGACGCGGACGCCCCCACCGATCGGGCCGCCGGAACCGCGGCACCTCACCGAGCGCACAGCCGACGGTTCGTACAACGACCTGAGCAACCCGCGTACGGGTATGGCCGGTTCGCGCTTCGGACGCAACGTCCCCCCGGAGGCGAACACCCCCGAAACCGAGCCGCAGCTCATGTCACCGAGCCCCCGTGAGGTGAGCCGGGCCGTCCTCACGCGGGATGCGTTCGTGCCCGCGGAGTCCGTCAACGCCCTGGTCGCGGCGTGGTTGCAGTTCATGATCCGGGACTGGGTCAGCCATGGTCAGGGCACGGTGGAGCGCCCCTGGCACATCGAGCTGGTCGACGACGACCCGTGGCCCGCCCGGCCGATGCTCGTCCCACGGACGCTGCCCGACCCGACCCGGCCGGAGGGCGGCGACGGCCTGCCGCCGACGTACATCAACGAGAAGTCGCACTGGTGGGACGCGTCCCAGCTCTACGGCGACGACCTGGCCGCACAGCGGCAGCTGCGCACGGGCGAGGACGGCAAGCTCAAGGTCCCCCGCAACGGTTCGCTGTTCCCGGACGACCCCGAGCGGGATCCGGCGAGCGTACCCGGGTTCTGGGTGGGCCTCGCCATGATGCACACGCTGTTCATCCTGGAACACAACGCCATCTGCGACCGGCTGCGCGGCGAGTACCCCGGCTGGTCGGACGAGGAGATCTTCCAGCGGGCGCGCCTGATCACGGCGGCACTCATCGCCAAGATTCACACCATCGAATGGACGCCGGCGGTCATCAGCCATCCGACGATGGTCACCGGGATGCGCGTCAACTGGTTCGGCGTCCTCGGTGAGCGGGTGCACCGGCTGCTCGGCCGGGTCAGCTCGAGCGAGGTGCTCAGCGGCATCGTGGGCGGGCGCACCGACCATTTCGGCGTTCCCTACTCCCTCACCGAGGAGTTCGTGGCCGTCTACCGGATGCATCCGCTGGTTCCCGACGACTGGACTTTCCGCTCGGTCGCGGACGACTCGCTGCTGCAGGAGGCGACCTTCCGGGACCTGGCGGGACGGCACGCCTACAAGATTCTCGGCAAGCATGCGCTGCACGATCTCTTCTATTCCTTCGGCACCTCGCACCCGGGCCTGGTGACCCTGCACAACTACCCGCGGTTCCTTCAGGAGTTCGAGCGCCCCGACGGCAATCTCATGGACCTCGGGGCGGTCGACATCCTGCGCATCCGAGAACTCGGCGTGCCGCGGTACAACGCATTCAGGCGCCGGCTGCATCTCCCCCCGGCGAAGGATTTCGACTCGCTCACGGACAATCCGGTCTGGGCCGAGGAACTGCGCCGGGTGTACGACGGCGACATCGAGCAGGTGGACCTCATGGTGGGGATGTTCGCCGAGCCCCGGCCGAAGGGCTTCGCCTTCAGCGACACGGCCTTCCGGATCTTCGTCCTCATGGCGTCCCGCCGGCTGAACAGCGACCGCTTCCTGACCAAGGACTACACACCTCAGGTGTACACGCAGACCGGTCTCGACTGGATCGAGAACAACAGCATGGTCAGTGTGCTCCTGCGGCACTTTCCCGAGCTGCGTTCGTCCATGAAGTCGGTGAACAACGCGTTCGCCCCCTGGAAGGCGTCCTCACCCGCGCGGTGA
- a CDS encoding MarR family winged helix-turn-helix transcriptional regulator, with amino-acid sequence MTTPPLPLPDDAELLRLDHQICFSLHAASRAFGGVYRSALKDLALTYPQYLAMMVLWEHGPQPVKAIGERLRLDFGTLSPLLKRLESAGLLRRERSAEDERSVTVRLTEEGEALRERALSVPRRIAEAAGMPLDDIITLRGLLERLTDNLDAAQNGRPR; translated from the coding sequence ATGACCACGCCGCCCCTCCCGCTGCCGGACGACGCGGAGCTGCTCCGCCTCGATCACCAGATCTGCTTCTCGCTGCACGCCGCGTCGAGGGCCTTCGGCGGCGTCTACCGCAGTGCCCTGAAGGACCTCGCCCTGACCTATCCGCAGTACCTGGCGATGATGGTCCTCTGGGAGCACGGCCCCCAGCCGGTCAAGGCCATCGGTGAGCGGCTGCGGCTCGACTTCGGCACACTCTCCCCGCTGCTCAAGCGCCTGGAATCAGCGGGTCTGCTGCGGCGCGAGCGGAGCGCCGAGGACGAGCGCTCGGTCACCGTACGGCTCACGGAGGAGGGCGAGGCGCTGCGCGAGCGGGCGCTGTCGGTGCCGCGCCGGATCGCCGAGGCCGCCGGGATGCCGCTGGACGACATCATCACGCTGCGCGGACTCCTCGAACGGCTCACCGACAATCTGGACGCCGCGCAGAACGGCCGGCCGAGGTAG
- a CDS encoding organic hydroperoxide resistance protein, protein MDALYTAVATANGREGRAVSTDGQIDLALAMPPALGGNGQGTNPEQLFAAGYAACFASALGLVGRQAKVDTQDASVTAEVSIGKEGPGFALAVTLRVELPADLAGETGTRLVEQAHQVCPYSNATRGNIKVDLVIE, encoded by the coding sequence ATGGACGCGCTGTACACCGCTGTCGCCACCGCCAACGGCCGCGAGGGCCGGGCCGTGAGCACGGACGGGCAGATCGACCTGGCGCTGGCCATGCCCCCGGCGCTCGGCGGAAACGGCCAGGGCACCAACCCGGAGCAGCTCTTCGCCGCCGGCTACGCGGCCTGCTTCGCCAGTGCGCTCGGCCTCGTCGGCCGCCAGGCGAAGGTCGACACCCAGGACGCCTCCGTCACCGCCGAGGTCTCCATCGGCAAGGAAGGCCCGGGATTCGCCCTCGCCGTCACCCTCCGCGTCGAGCTCCCGGCCGACCTCGCGGGCGAGACGGGCACCCGCCTGGTGGAGCAGGCACACCAGGTCTGCCCGTACTCCAACGCGACCCGCGGCAACATCAAGGTCGATCTCGTCATCGAGTAG
- a CDS encoding threonine/serine dehydratase, which translates to MQRLTYDDIKRASGRVAGHVRPVALAPADPGEPGGLPCETWFALEQLQHTGSFKARGAHNFLAAHREEGALPDAGVTIASGGNAGLACAWAARRIGVPATVFLPETAPAVKVSKLRSYGADVRLTGTEYAEALAACQDFAATTGALSSHAYDHPLIAAGAGTLLDEIHQRIPGLDTVVVAVGGGGLFAGVATAARQHGVRVVAVEPENCRALGAALAAGRPVDVAVDSVAADSLGARRVSRTALEAAQHDDVHAVLVPDDAIVDARQSLWDHRRLAVEHAAGTALAALASGAYVPGRGERVAVVLCGANTDPSDLVR; encoded by the coding sequence GTGCAGCGCCTCACCTACGACGACATCAAGCGAGCGTCCGGCCGGGTCGCCGGGCACGTCAGGCCCGTCGCCCTCGCCCCGGCCGACCCCGGCGAACCCGGCGGCCTGCCGTGCGAGACGTGGTTCGCCCTCGAACAGCTCCAGCACACCGGCAGCTTCAAGGCACGCGGCGCGCACAACTTCCTCGCCGCGCACCGGGAGGAAGGTGCCCTGCCCGACGCCGGGGTCACCATCGCGTCGGGCGGGAACGCCGGACTCGCCTGCGCCTGGGCCGCCCGCCGGATCGGCGTGCCCGCCACCGTGTTCCTGCCCGAGACCGCGCCCGCCGTCAAGGTCTCCAAGCTCCGCAGTTACGGGGCCGATGTGCGCCTGACCGGCACCGAGTACGCCGAGGCGCTCGCCGCGTGCCAGGACTTCGCCGCCACCACCGGGGCGCTCTCCTCCCACGCCTACGACCATCCCCTCATCGCGGCCGGTGCCGGCACCCTCCTCGACGAGATCCACCAACGGATCCCCGGCCTCGACACCGTGGTCGTCGCCGTCGGCGGCGGGGGCCTCTTCGCCGGCGTCGCCACCGCCGCCCGTCAGCACGGCGTGCGCGTCGTGGCGGTCGAGCCGGAGAACTGCCGCGCCCTCGGCGCCGCCCTGGCGGCCGGACGGCCGGTCGACGTCGCCGTCGACTCCGTCGCCGCGGACTCCCTGGGTGCCCGTCGCGTCTCGCGCACCGCTCTGGAGGCCGCCCAGCACGACGACGTCCACGCCGTCCTCGTGCCCGACGACGCCATCGTCGACGCCCGGCAGTCGCTGTGGGACCACCGGCGTCTCGCGGTCGAGCACGCCGCGGGCACCGCCTTGGCGGCCCTTGCGTCCGGGGCCTACGTGCCCGGCCGCGGCGAACGGGTCGCTGTGGTGTTGTGCGGTGCCAATACCGACCCGAGCGACCTCGTGCGCTAG
- a CDS encoding lanthionine synthetase C family protein, with amino-acid sequence MAAWTAVLPPDTAAAALGLVTTLAGRPRSTPACVRPDLAGGGPGLALTYHQLDRCLPGLGWGAMADGYLSAAVKGAERLGTSTPALFGGLGGLAFAAWSLAPEDPAFRPLHDGVAREAGRRARALGDAHGMPVRVFDVISGMTGTGAYLLGRRQEPAAHDALCAVLTALVSLCGEREGTPHWYTPAEALRDVRTREEFPHGVLDCGLAHGIPGPLALLSLALGAGVSVPGQRETVARVAGWLVAHRTDDAWGTDWPGRVPPPGRPAPQGRRPAGASWCYGSPGVARALWLAGGALDDASLRALALEALKAALRRPAARRRGDGTPGLCHGVAGLLHITSRFASDTGDPELARAAAALAGQLLTSPALSAEGPGYLEGAAGVVLALLAAATDVAPTWDRPLLLA; translated from the coding sequence GTGGCGGCATGGACGGCCGTACTGCCGCCCGACACGGCCGCCGCGGCCCTCGGCCTCGTCACCACCCTGGCGGGCCGGCCGCGCTCCACCCCCGCCTGCGTCCGCCCCGACCTCGCCGGCGGCGGACCGGGGCTCGCCCTGACGTACCACCAGTTGGACCGCTGCCTGCCGGGGCTGGGCTGGGGCGCCATGGCCGACGGCTATCTGTCCGCGGCGGTCAAAGGCGCCGAGCGGCTCGGCACCAGCACACCCGCGCTGTTCGGCGGCCTCGGCGGCCTCGCGTTCGCCGCCTGGTCGCTGGCCCCCGAGGACCCCGCGTTCCGGCCCCTGCACGACGGCGTCGCCCGGGAAGCGGGGCGACGGGCCCGGGCCCTCGGCGACGCGCACGGCATGCCCGTCCGGGTTTTCGACGTCATCTCCGGCATGACCGGTACGGGCGCGTATCTGCTCGGCCGCCGCCAGGAGCCCGCCGCCCATGACGCACTGTGTGCCGTGCTCACCGCCCTCGTATCGCTGTGCGGCGAACGGGAGGGCACACCCCACTGGTACACCCCCGCCGAGGCCCTGAGGGACGTCCGGACGCGCGAGGAGTTTCCGCACGGCGTCCTCGACTGCGGCCTGGCGCACGGCATCCCGGGGCCGCTCGCGCTGCTGTCCCTGGCCCTCGGCGCCGGCGTCAGCGTCCCCGGACAGCGGGAGACCGTCGCCCGTGTGGCCGGATGGCTGGTGGCACACCGCACCGATGACGCGTGGGGCACCGACTGGCCCGGAAGGGTGCCACCACCCGGCCGGCCCGCTCCCCAAGGCCGCCGCCCCGCCGGGGCGTCGTGGTGTTACGGCAGCCCCGGCGTCGCCAGAGCGCTGTGGCTCGCCGGAGGGGCGCTCGACGACGCCTCCTTGCGCGCCCTCGCGCTGGAGGCCCTCAAAGCCGCCCTCCGGCGGCCCGCGGCGCGACGCCGCGGCGACGGCACCCCCGGTCTGTGTCATGGAGTGGCCGGTCTGCTCCACATCACGTCCCGCTTCGCGTCGGACACCGGCGACCCGGAGCTCGCCCGGGCCGCGGCGGCGCTCGCCGGGCAGTTGCTCACCTCACCCGCGCTCTCGGCCGAAGGCCCCGGGTACCTCGAAGGCGCGGCGGGTGTGGTCCTCGCCCTGCTGGCGGCGGCCACCGATGTCGCGCCGACGTGGGACCGGCCGCTGCTCCTGGCGTGA
- the lanL gene encoding class IV lanthionine synthetase LanL encodes MATPPRHVPRQQGWKLHLSATPASAARVLESATRVLAAHACAFKFAVSPRVTAELTSVRAPRAQSGKFLTVYPLDDDQLRVLTGQLHEATVGLAGPAILSDRRYRPDSLVHYRYGCFARPRELNDEGLYEGRLQAPDGTFVADERNPWFSPPPWARPPFDPPARAAPGRRRGAPVLIAGRYLVREAVRHSNRGGVYRASDRQTGDDVLLKEARPHIGATSDGKDARYWLRYEAGILKRLAPLHITPAVRDVFESAGHVFLVEDLIDGKSLQRWTTDGIARDGHGLLPVAALWKLSRRLTRMIGRMHAAGFVLRDLKPGNIVMTPDDTPVLVDMECVVRADERTHVVGTHGFTAPEYLNGPDRDGDTPPPAPGPEVDCFSLGATLLYAATGIIPLLADDSPPRRPAGERLAEIVDTAAPAAPALRALAPLVIGLTADGPARWPLEKAAAFLRADPVGTPAPTAPAPARGAVGRLLSDGLAHLAATAEPDAEHLWPHPRSAPLSDPCNVQLGAAGVLAVLDRAVRCGETTAEPLLRTAARWLDRRLTAPSRILPGLYFGRSGTVWALHDAARTLGDPGMADRAVEYALRIPLEGRHLDICHGLAGAGLAQLHLWHTTGDPRFADRASECADRLLRLTADAGHGVDWPVGPEHRRELAGSALYGFGHGVAGNAAFLLAAGRDLGRADLLDIATGAGHALCAVAAPRGDAAVWPKGPGRTERTDLNFWCHGASGIGTFLVRLWTATGDARFREYADRAARAVHRDRCRIGPSTCHGAAGNAELLLDLADATGEEHYRTRAAETVTCLYARAVRRDGRLLVPDDTLRDVSAGYGVGLAGVLDFLLRLTHGGNRSWLVDP; translated from the coding sequence ATGGCCACGCCACCGCGCCACGTGCCCCGGCAGCAGGGCTGGAAGCTGCACCTGTCCGCGACCCCCGCCTCGGCGGCCCGCGTCCTGGAGAGCGCGACCCGGGTCCTGGCGGCACACGCGTGCGCGTTCAAGTTCGCCGTCTCACCACGGGTCACCGCCGAACTCACCTCGGTCCGTGCGCCCCGGGCCCAGTCGGGCAAATTCCTCACCGTCTATCCCCTCGACGACGATCAGCTGCGCGTCCTGACCGGGCAACTCCACGAAGCCACCGTCGGACTCGCCGGGCCGGCGATCCTGTCGGACCGGCGGTACCGGCCGGACAGCCTGGTCCACTACCGCTACGGCTGCTTCGCCCGGCCCCGTGAGCTCAACGACGAAGGTCTCTACGAAGGGCGGCTCCAGGCACCCGACGGAACGTTCGTCGCGGACGAGCGCAACCCGTGGTTCTCACCACCCCCCTGGGCCCGCCCCCCGTTCGACCCGCCCGCCCGCGCCGCCCCGGGGCGCCGCCGCGGCGCCCCCGTCCTCATTGCCGGCCGCTATCTGGTCCGTGAGGCCGTCCGGCACTCCAACCGCGGTGGCGTCTACCGCGCGAGCGACCGGCAGACCGGTGACGACGTGCTGCTCAAGGAGGCCCGGCCGCACATCGGAGCCACCTCGGACGGCAAGGACGCCAGGTACTGGCTGCGCTACGAGGCCGGCATCCTGAAGCGGCTCGCACCCCTGCACATCACCCCGGCCGTCCGCGACGTCTTCGAATCCGCCGGCCATGTCTTCCTCGTGGAAGATCTGATCGACGGCAAGAGCCTCCAACGGTGGACCACCGACGGCATCGCACGGGACGGCCACGGCCTGCTCCCGGTCGCGGCCCTGTGGAAGCTGTCCCGCCGACTCACCCGCATGATCGGCCGGATGCACGCGGCCGGATTCGTCCTGCGCGACCTCAAGCCCGGCAACATCGTGATGACCCCCGACGACACCCCCGTCCTCGTCGACATGGAATGCGTGGTCCGCGCCGACGAACGGACCCATGTCGTCGGCACCCACGGCTTCACCGCCCCCGAGTACCTGAACGGCCCCGACCGGGACGGCGACACACCACCGCCCGCACCCGGCCCGGAAGTGGATTGCTTCAGCCTGGGCGCCACCCTGCTGTACGCCGCCACCGGCATCATCCCGCTGCTCGCCGACGACTCCCCGCCCCGCCGTCCGGCCGGTGAACGGCTCGCGGAGATCGTCGACACCGCCGCACCGGCCGCGCCCGCGCTCCGGGCACTCGCCCCCCTCGTCATCGGCCTCACGGCGGACGGCCCGGCCCGCTGGCCGCTGGAGAAGGCCGCCGCCTTCCTCCGGGCGGACCCCGTCGGGACACCGGCGCCGACCGCACCCGCGCCGGCGCGCGGCGCCGTCGGCCGACTGCTGTCCGACGGCCTGGCCCACCTCGCGGCCACCGCCGAACCGGATGCGGAACACCTGTGGCCACATCCGCGTTCGGCCCCGCTCAGCGACCCCTGCAACGTACAACTGGGCGCGGCCGGTGTGCTGGCCGTCCTCGACCGGGCGGTCCGCTGCGGCGAGACCACCGCCGAGCCGCTGTTACGGACGGCGGCCCGGTGGCTGGACCGACGGCTCACCGCGCCGAGCAGGATCCTGCCCGGCCTGTACTTCGGCCGCTCCGGCACGGTATGGGCGCTCCACGACGCCGCGCGGACGCTCGGCGACCCGGGAATGGCGGACCGGGCCGTGGAATACGCCCTGCGCATCCCGCTCGAGGGGCGCCACCTTGACATCTGCCACGGCCTCGCCGGCGCCGGCCTCGCCCAACTGCACCTGTGGCACACGACGGGTGACCCACGGTTCGCCGATCGCGCGTCGGAGTGCGCCGACCGGCTCCTTCGACTGACCGCGGACGCCGGGCACGGCGTGGACTGGCCCGTCGGTCCGGAACACCGCCGCGAACTCGCCGGCTCCGCCCTGTACGGCTTCGGACACGGCGTCGCCGGGAACGCCGCGTTCCTCCTCGCCGCCGGGCGGGACCTGGGCCGAGCGGACCTCCTCGACATTGCCACCGGCGCGGGGCACGCCCTGTGCGCCGTGGCCGCACCGCGCGGTGACGCGGCCGTCTGGCCGAAGGGGCCGGGCCGGACCGAACGGACCGACCTGAACTTCTGGTGCCACGGCGCCTCCGGCATCGGCACGTTCCTGGTGCGGCTGTGGACCGCCACCGGCGACGCGCGCTTTCGCGAATACGCCGACCGCGCGGCGCGGGCGGTGCACCGGGACCGCTGCCGGATCGGCCCCAGCACCTGCCACGGGGCGGCAGGCAACGCCGAACTGCTGCTCGACCTCGCCGACGCGACGGGGGAGGAGCACTACCGCACCCGGGCGGCGGAGACCGTCACCTGTCTGTACGCCCGGGCGGTCCGGCGCGACGGCCGCCTGCTGGTGCCCGACGACACCCTGCGCGACGTCAGCGCCGGCTACGGCGTCGGCTTGGCCGGCGTGCTGGATTTCCTGCTGCGCCTCACCCACGGCGGCAACCGGTCCTGGCTGGTCGACCCTTGA
- a CDS encoding SDR family NAD(P)-dependent oxidoreductase, giving the protein MVVTGLLPPVAEDGVPSEAFLGLEGAGVITAVGDHVTGLSVGDRVFGFFPGAFASHVRTSAAAVRPIPDGMSFTHAATLPVAYFTVHHSLEHLARLRPGETLLAHGAVGGVGLAAAHYSRFIGARLIATVGTPAKRDLAAVAGAECTVDSRSASFADEIRRHTGGRGVDVILNSLSGDAAARSRELLAPCGRFVELGKRDVLANQRLLQKALAENTALFVVDAANILWQNHAHTETVFDEVLDRVRAGHYPPLPHQIYPAHRVDDAFRLMQHSKHIGKVVVGLDDPVPVHPLPRPLRLDGDGTYLITGGLSGFGAETARRLAERGARHLALAGRRGPQAPEAAALLESLRAQGDHARAYATDITDPAAARALIDDITATGHPLRCVIHAAMHLDDAALTELDDDRVRAVLAPKWGGALMLDALCPDAELIVYSSLSPHIGNPRQSNYAAANLAMEALVRHRRAAGRPGLAVAWGAIDRVGYVARNHLADSATAMGFPPVDPRDALTAMEGLMHRQADRAIVARIDWQVLSLIVPPGERPRLAAVLPTTFEGSSWELEKFLQQLATVTSTEAASLVEDFFASMTASILHMPPEDLDRHRPLQEYGMDSLMGLEMLAKVRTHLKQELPVVELLHSDDSVHGIADTFLPHLLRQARTTTQTPG; this is encoded by the coding sequence ATGGTGGTCACCGGGCTGCTGCCCCCCGTGGCCGAGGACGGCGTGCCCTCGGAAGCGTTTCTCGGTCTGGAAGGCGCCGGCGTCATCACCGCCGTGGGAGATCACGTCACCGGCCTGAGCGTCGGCGACCGTGTGTTCGGCTTCTTCCCCGGGGCGTTCGCGTCACACGTACGCACTTCCGCGGCAGCCGTCCGCCCCATCCCCGACGGCATGTCCTTCACCCACGCCGCGACCTTGCCGGTCGCCTACTTCACCGTCCACCACAGCCTTGAGCACCTGGCCCGCCTGCGCCCGGGAGAAACCCTCCTGGCCCACGGCGCGGTAGGAGGCGTCGGCCTGGCGGCAGCCCACTACAGCCGGTTCATCGGCGCCCGCCTCATCGCCACCGTCGGCACACCGGCCAAGCGCGACCTGGCAGCCGTCGCCGGCGCCGAATGCACAGTGGACTCGCGCAGCGCGTCCTTCGCCGATGAGATCCGCCGACACACCGGCGGGCGCGGCGTGGACGTCATCCTCAACTCCCTCAGCGGAGACGCCGCAGCACGCTCACGGGAATTGCTCGCTCCCTGCGGCCGCTTCGTCGAATTGGGCAAACGCGATGTCCTGGCCAACCAGCGCCTGCTGCAAAAGGCCCTGGCGGAGAACACCGCGCTCTTCGTCGTGGACGCAGCCAACATCCTCTGGCAGAACCACGCCCACACCGAAACCGTCTTCGACGAGGTCCTGGACCGCGTCCGCGCCGGGCACTACCCGCCGCTGCCTCATCAGATCTACCCCGCTCACCGCGTCGACGATGCCTTCCGCCTCATGCAGCACTCCAAGCACATCGGCAAAGTCGTCGTCGGTCTCGACGACCCTGTCCCCGTCCACCCCCTGCCACGCCCCCTGCGACTGGACGGTGACGGCACCTACCTCATCACCGGTGGACTGAGCGGCTTCGGCGCCGAGACCGCCCGCCGGCTGGCCGAGCGAGGCGCCCGCCACCTGGCTCTGGCCGGCCGCCGCGGACCACAGGCACCGGAAGCCGCGGCCCTGCTGGAGAGCCTGCGCGCACAAGGTGACCACGCCCGGGCCTACGCCACCGACATCACCGACCCCGCTGCCGCCCGAGCCCTCATCGACGACATCACCGCCACCGGCCACCCCCTACGGTGCGTCATCCACGCCGCCATGCACCTCGACGACGCCGCGCTCACCGAACTCGACGACGACCGCGTCCGCGCCGTCCTCGCCCCCAAGTGGGGCGGCGCCCTGATGCTCGATGCGCTCTGCCCGGACGCCGAACTCATCGTCTACTCCTCGCTGAGCCCCCACATCGGCAACCCGCGCCAAAGCAACTACGCGGCCGCGAATCTCGCCATGGAAGCCCTCGTCCGCCACCGGCGCGCTGCCGGCCGCCCAGGGCTGGCGGTGGCCTGGGGCGCCATCGACCGCGTCGGCTACGTCGCCCGCAACCATCTGGCCGACTCCGCCACGGCCATGGGCTTCCCGCCCGTGGACCCGCGCGACGCGCTCACGGCCATGGAAGGCCTCATGCACCGGCAGGCGGACCGAGCCATCGTCGCCCGCATCGACTGGCAGGTCCTGTCACTGATCGTCCCCCCGGGCGAACGCCCCCGCCTGGCAGCCGTCCTGCCCACCACCTTCGAAGGATCCAGCTGGGAACTGGAGAAGTTTCTCCAACAACTCGCCACCGTCACCTCCACCGAAGCCGCAAGCCTGGTCGAAGACTTCTTCGCCTCCATGACCGCGAGCATCCTGCACATGCCCCCTGAGGACCTCGACCGCCACCGCCCCCTGCAGGAGTACGGCATGGACTCCCTCATGGGCCTGGAGATGCTCGCCAAAGTCCGGACGCACCTCAAGCAAGAACTCCCGGTCGTGGAACTCCTGCACTCCGACGACTCCGTCCACGGCATCGCGGACACCTTCCTGCCCCACCTCCTCCGCCAAGCCCGCACCACCACCCAGACCCCCGGGTGA